From a single Capsicum annuum cultivar UCD-10X-F1 chromosome 12, UCD10Xv1.1, whole genome shotgun sequence genomic region:
- the LOC107851221 gene encoding serine carboxypeptidase-like 26 isoform X1 yields the protein MKPSNPKNTKNIILVTFVFLICWNNKVFSRTQDDDKVIKLPGQPNSPLVTQFSGYVTVNITHGRALFYWFFQSQSDSSKKPLLLWLNGGPGCSSIGYGAAVELGPLLVRNNGAGLDFNEYSWNNEANLLFLESPVGVGFSYANTSSDLTNLDDNFAAEDAYNFLVNWLERFPEFKNREFFITGESYAGHYVPQLAELVCNRNKDSKKYPYIDLKGFMVGNPETNDYYDYKGIVEYAWTHAILYDSEYQKVQQVCDFKVSNWSDGCNDAMQVLWDKYQEIDIYNIYGPKCLVNASSSSASDSVSTHDSSQIKLQVPNYGFRRMKQIRGGYDPCYTAYTEEYFNRLDVQIALHANTDGSQATKKWKSCSDPVFRTYNYNVFSVLPVYESLIKGGLKIWIFSGDVDGRVPVIGTRYCIEALNLTLKSPWHSWFHNHQVAGRIVEYEGLTFVTVRGAGHLVPLYKPSEGLALIHSFLTGEQLPAHR from the exons ATGAAACCTTCAAATCCAAAGAACACAAAAAACATAATACTAGTAACATTTGTGTTCCTTATTTGTTGGAATAATAAAGtgttttcaagaacacaagatgaTGACAAAGTAATAAAGTTGCCTGGACAACCTAATAGTCCACTAGTTACACAGTTTTCTGGTTATGTTACAGTTAATATAACTCATGGAAGAGCTCTTTTTTACTGGTTTTTTCAATCTCAATCTGATTCTTCCAAGAAACCCTTACTCCTTTGGCTTAATGGTG GGCCTGGTTGCTCTTCAATTGGATATGGTGCTGCTGTCGAGTTGGGACCTCTTCTAGTTCGAAACAATGGAGCCGGTCTTGACTTCAACGAGTATTCTTGGAACAATG AAGCCAATTTGCTGTTTTTGGAGTCACCGGTTGGAGTGGGGTTCTCATACGCCAATACATCCTCCGATTTAACCAACTTAGATGACAACTTCGCTG CTGAAGATGCTTACAATTTCCTGGTGAATTGGCTGGAAAGGTTTCCCGAGTTCAAGAACCGCGAGTTTTTCATAACAGGAGAGAGCTATGCAG GACACTATGTACCGCAACTGGCAGAGCTCGTGTGCAACCGAAATAAAGACAGCAAAAAGTATCCGTATATTGATCTCAAAGGTTTCATG GTTGGAAATCCTGAGACGAACGATTACTATGATTATAAAGGGATAGTAGAGTATGCTTGGACACATGCGATACTGTACGATTCAGAGTATCAGAAAGTGCAACAAGTATGTGATTTCAAGGTCTCCAACTGGTCCGACGGATGTAATGATGCTATGCAAGTGTTATGGGACAAATATCAAGAAATCGACATTTACAACATTTATGGTCCCAAGTGTCTCGTGAACGCTTCCTCTTCTTCAGCTAGTGATAGCGTTAGTACACACGACTCTTCTCAAATCAAG TTGCAGGTACCTAATTATGGATTCAGGAGGATGAAACAAATTCGAGGTGGTTATGACCCTTGCTATACTGCTTACACCGAAGAGTATTTCAACCGGTTAGATGTTCAAATTGCTCTTCATGCGAACACTGACGGAAGTCAAGCAACAAAGAAATGGAAAAGTTGCAG TGATCCTGTGTTTCGTACGTACAACTACAATGTATTCTCCGTCTTGCCAGTATACGAAAGTCTCATCAAAGGGGGCCTAAagatttggatttttag TGGCGATGTGGATGGACGAGTGCCTGTAATTGGGACGAGATACTGCATTGAAGCTCTTAATCTGACTCTGAAGTCCCCATGGCATTCGTGGTTCCACAATCATCAG GTAGCAGGACGGATAGTGGAGTACGAAGGGCTGACATTCGTGACAGTAAGAGGAGCCGGTCATCTAGTACCGCTATACAAGCCAAGTGAAGGTCTAGCTCTCATCCATTCTTTCTTAACCGGTGAACAACTCCCAGCTCATCGATAA
- the LOC107851221 gene encoding serine carboxypeptidase-like 26 isoform X2 gives MKPSNPKNTKNIILVTFVFLICWNNKVFSRTQDDDKVIKLPGQPNSPLVTQFSGYVTVNITHGRALFYWFFQSQSDSSKKPLLLWLNGGPGCSSIGYGAAVELGPLLVRNNGAGLDFNEYSWNNEANLLFLESPVGVGFSYANTSSDLTNLDDNFAAEDAYNFLVNWLERFPEFKNREFFITGESYAGHYVPQLAELVCNRNKDSKKYPYIDLKGFMVGNPETNDYYDYKGIVEYAWTHAILYDSEYQKVQQVCDFKVSNWSDGCNDAMQVLWDKYQEIDIYNIYGPKCLVNASSSSASDSVSTHDSSQIKVPNYGFRRMKQIRGGYDPCYTAYTEEYFNRLDVQIALHANTDGSQATKKWKSCSDPVFRTYNYNVFSVLPVYESLIKGGLKIWIFSGDVDGRVPVIGTRYCIEALNLTLKSPWHSWFHNHQVAGRIVEYEGLTFVTVRGAGHLVPLYKPSEGLALIHSFLTGEQLPAHR, from the exons ATGAAACCTTCAAATCCAAAGAACACAAAAAACATAATACTAGTAACATTTGTGTTCCTTATTTGTTGGAATAATAAAGtgttttcaagaacacaagatgaTGACAAAGTAATAAAGTTGCCTGGACAACCTAATAGTCCACTAGTTACACAGTTTTCTGGTTATGTTACAGTTAATATAACTCATGGAAGAGCTCTTTTTTACTGGTTTTTTCAATCTCAATCTGATTCTTCCAAGAAACCCTTACTCCTTTGGCTTAATGGTG GGCCTGGTTGCTCTTCAATTGGATATGGTGCTGCTGTCGAGTTGGGACCTCTTCTAGTTCGAAACAATGGAGCCGGTCTTGACTTCAACGAGTATTCTTGGAACAATG AAGCCAATTTGCTGTTTTTGGAGTCACCGGTTGGAGTGGGGTTCTCATACGCCAATACATCCTCCGATTTAACCAACTTAGATGACAACTTCGCTG CTGAAGATGCTTACAATTTCCTGGTGAATTGGCTGGAAAGGTTTCCCGAGTTCAAGAACCGCGAGTTTTTCATAACAGGAGAGAGCTATGCAG GACACTATGTACCGCAACTGGCAGAGCTCGTGTGCAACCGAAATAAAGACAGCAAAAAGTATCCGTATATTGATCTCAAAGGTTTCATG GTTGGAAATCCTGAGACGAACGATTACTATGATTATAAAGGGATAGTAGAGTATGCTTGGACACATGCGATACTGTACGATTCAGAGTATCAGAAAGTGCAACAAGTATGTGATTTCAAGGTCTCCAACTGGTCCGACGGATGTAATGATGCTATGCAAGTGTTATGGGACAAATATCAAGAAATCGACATTTACAACATTTATGGTCCCAAGTGTCTCGTGAACGCTTCCTCTTCTTCAGCTAGTGATAGCGTTAGTACACACGACTCTTCTCAAATCAAG GTACCTAATTATGGATTCAGGAGGATGAAACAAATTCGAGGTGGTTATGACCCTTGCTATACTGCTTACACCGAAGAGTATTTCAACCGGTTAGATGTTCAAATTGCTCTTCATGCGAACACTGACGGAAGTCAAGCAACAAAGAAATGGAAAAGTTGCAG TGATCCTGTGTTTCGTACGTACAACTACAATGTATTCTCCGTCTTGCCAGTATACGAAAGTCTCATCAAAGGGGGCCTAAagatttggatttttag TGGCGATGTGGATGGACGAGTGCCTGTAATTGGGACGAGATACTGCATTGAAGCTCTTAATCTGACTCTGAAGTCCCCATGGCATTCGTGGTTCCACAATCATCAG GTAGCAGGACGGATAGTGGAGTACGAAGGGCTGACATTCGTGACAGTAAGAGGAGCCGGTCATCTAGTACCGCTATACAAGCCAAGTGAAGGTCTAGCTCTCATCCATTCTTTCTTAACCGGTGAACAACTCCCAGCTCATCGATAA
- the LOC107851221 gene encoding serine carboxypeptidase-like 26 isoform X3 gives MMFFLFHVKGPGCSSIGYGAAVELGPLLVRNNGAGLDFNEYSWNNEANLLFLESPVGVGFSYANTSSDLTNLDDNFAAEDAYNFLVNWLERFPEFKNREFFITGESYAGHYVPQLAELVCNRNKDSKKYPYIDLKGFMVGNPETNDYYDYKGIVEYAWTHAILYDSEYQKVQQVCDFKVSNWSDGCNDAMQVLWDKYQEIDIYNIYGPKCLVNASSSSASDSVSTHDSSQIKLQVPNYGFRRMKQIRGGYDPCYTAYTEEYFNRLDVQIALHANTDGSQATKKWKSCSDPVFRTYNYNVFSVLPVYESLIKGGLKIWIFSGDVDGRVPVIGTRYCIEALNLTLKSPWHSWFHNHQVAGRIVEYEGLTFVTVRGAGHLVPLYKPSEGLALIHSFLTGEQLPAHR, from the exons ATGATGTTTTTCTTGTTTCATGTGAAAG GGCCTGGTTGCTCTTCAATTGGATATGGTGCTGCTGTCGAGTTGGGACCTCTTCTAGTTCGAAACAATGGAGCCGGTCTTGACTTCAACGAGTATTCTTGGAACAATG AAGCCAATTTGCTGTTTTTGGAGTCACCGGTTGGAGTGGGGTTCTCATACGCCAATACATCCTCCGATTTAACCAACTTAGATGACAACTTCGCTG CTGAAGATGCTTACAATTTCCTGGTGAATTGGCTGGAAAGGTTTCCCGAGTTCAAGAACCGCGAGTTTTTCATAACAGGAGAGAGCTATGCAG GACACTATGTACCGCAACTGGCAGAGCTCGTGTGCAACCGAAATAAAGACAGCAAAAAGTATCCGTATATTGATCTCAAAGGTTTCATG GTTGGAAATCCTGAGACGAACGATTACTATGATTATAAAGGGATAGTAGAGTATGCTTGGACACATGCGATACTGTACGATTCAGAGTATCAGAAAGTGCAACAAGTATGTGATTTCAAGGTCTCCAACTGGTCCGACGGATGTAATGATGCTATGCAAGTGTTATGGGACAAATATCAAGAAATCGACATTTACAACATTTATGGTCCCAAGTGTCTCGTGAACGCTTCCTCTTCTTCAGCTAGTGATAGCGTTAGTACACACGACTCTTCTCAAATCAAG TTGCAGGTACCTAATTATGGATTCAGGAGGATGAAACAAATTCGAGGTGGTTATGACCCTTGCTATACTGCTTACACCGAAGAGTATTTCAACCGGTTAGATGTTCAAATTGCTCTTCATGCGAACACTGACGGAAGTCAAGCAACAAAGAAATGGAAAAGTTGCAG TGATCCTGTGTTTCGTACGTACAACTACAATGTATTCTCCGTCTTGCCAGTATACGAAAGTCTCATCAAAGGGGGCCTAAagatttggatttttag TGGCGATGTGGATGGACGAGTGCCTGTAATTGGGACGAGATACTGCATTGAAGCTCTTAATCTGACTCTGAAGTCCCCATGGCATTCGTGGTTCCACAATCATCAG GTAGCAGGACGGATAGTGGAGTACGAAGGGCTGACATTCGTGACAGTAAGAGGAGCCGGTCATCTAGTACCGCTATACAAGCCAAGTGAAGGTCTAGCTCTCATCCATTCTTTCTTAACCGGTGAACAACTCCCAGCTCATCGATAA
- the LOC107851469 gene encoding F-box protein At5g49610, translating into MNSPYGVFPDEVILQILARLPVKSVFKTKIVCKLWYKLISDKYFINLYNEISVKNPMVIVQVTDSSLESRSGLICVDNSKGVCEFSLDFVKDRVKVRGSCNGLLCLSSVPDKGVYYICNPLTRECKLLPRSRERPITRFHPDGEASLVGLGCDLLKGKYSVVLAGYHRSFGHRPERTFICMVYDSELKKWRKFVSLQDEQFTHMNKNQAVFVNGGLHWLTDSCSCMLVLDLSNDVWRKIQLPNEISCGVRSRLYLLELDGRLSVIQIYEAWMVIWVMEDYEKEEWRMVDKVSLRCIRGMVPGIFPISQNENYVFLATHKQVLVYQRNSRVWKEMFSVKDSSTLPLWFSAHAFRSTLFSCH; encoded by the coding sequence atgAATTCACCATATGGGGTTTTCCCAGATGAAGTAATTCTTCAGATTCTTGCAAGATTGCCTGTTAAATCAGTTTTTAAGACAAAAATTGTATGTAAACTTTGGTATAAATTGATATCTGATAAGTACTTTATAAATCTTTATAATGAAATTTCAGTTAAAAATCCTATGGTAATTGTTCAGGTTACTGATTCGTCGTTAGAATCAAGATCTGGTTTAATTTGTGTTGATAATTCAAAGGGTGTGTGTGAATTTTCATTGGATTTTGTTAAGGATAGGGTGAAAGTTAGAGGTTCTTGTAATGGTTTATTGTGTTTGAGTAGTGTACCTGATAAGGgtgtttattatatttgtaatcCGTTAACGCGAGAATGTAAGTTGCTTCCAAGAAGTAGGGAAAGGCCTATAACAAGATTTCATCCTGATGGTGAAGCTAGTttagttggtttgggttgtgatttGTTGAAAGGAAAGTATAGTGTTGTATTAGCGGGTTATCATAGGTCGTTTGGTCATCGTCCTGAGAGGACGtttatatgtatggtttatgATTCGGAGTTGAAGAAATGGAGGAAGTTTGTGTCGTTGCAGGATGAACAGTTTACACATATGAATAAGAATCAAGCTGTGTTTGTTAATGGGGGGTTGCATTGGTTGACGGATAGTTGTTCGTGTATGCTTGTTCTTGATTTGAGTAATGATGTTTGGAGGAAAATTCAGTTGCCGAATGAAATTAGTTGTGGAGTTAGGAGTCGGTTATATTTGTTGGAGTTGGATGGGAGATTGTCGGTTATTCAGATATACGAGGCTTGGATGGTTATTTGGGTAATGGAGGATTACGAGAAGGAAGAATGGCGAATGGTGGATAAAGTGAGTCTTCGATGCATTAGAGGGATGGTACCAGGGATTTTCCCGATAAGTCAAAATGAAAACTATGTTTTTCTTGCTACACATAAGCAGGTTTTGGTATATCAGAGAAACAGCCGAGTGTGGAAGGAGATGTTCTCGGTAAAGGACAGCTCAACCTTGCCGTTATGGTTCTCAGCACATGCCTTTAGAAGCACTCTCTTTTCCTGCCATTGA
- the LOC107851814 gene encoding ER membrane protein complex subunit 6 — MAVHDDVNGSIEKTSSGMDELPTFNVENLQSNMKVIYYSRTFLSIIGGAIAGILGLTGLTGFIFYFVVMAITSVALAAKARFSIHSYFDSWNRIIFDGFLGELMSFVLFWTFAYDIVHIF, encoded by the exons ATGGCTGTGCATGATGACGTAAATGGTTCAATAGAGAAAACAAGCAGTGGCATGGATGAGTTGCCGACTTTCAACGTTGAGAATCTGCAGAGCAACATGAAAGTCATTTACTACAG CCGTACATTCTTGTCAATCATTGGTGGTGCCATAGCTGGGATACTGGGACTTACTGGCTTGACgggattcattttttatttcgtTGTTATGGCAATTACTTCAGTAGCTCTTGCGGCAAAGGCCAGATTTTCAATACACTCCTACTTTGACAGCTGGAATCGCATTATCTTTGACGGATTTCTTGGAGAGCTTATG TCGTTCGTGCTCTTCTGGAC ATTTGCGTACGACATTGTGCACATATTCTGA
- the LOC107849800 gene encoding nuclear poly(A) polymerase 3, whose protein sequence is MELGIFETQLFIDLIGVTVNNNNNSNNNNHSLRCQPTSSIGLANYNINLDCSDHHFDHNVNDIILGFRRNPDVVLRMEMERSMSLLQMMVNEGLVPCGEEEMKRRNAIDKLKKIVVEWVKTVTYQRGLPKKYLKFASGTILTYGSYGLGVYNSESDIDALCVGPYFATIAEDFFIVLHDMLASRPEVSEIHCVKDARVPLMRFKFDGISIDLPYARLKVISIPENVDVFNPFFLKNIDDTSWKSLSGVRANRSILHLVPNIEVFQAVLRCIKLWAKRRGVYTNLLGFFGGIHLAVLSAFICQRHPSASLSALILLFFKIFALWPWPTPVILQDQIARPLIPTDKVSWMPIQLPCSPYEFCHSNITRSTFYKIRTEFLRGHMLTKDMLSPDFDWNILFEPFPYARRYGLFVKIFLSASDKDELGDWVGWVKSRFRCLLVKLEELLGFCDPNPTEYVDTDASEPNVTFYWGLPTGRADLIKADLVEEYFLKSVDNGLNHNSTTGTMKLSIVKEYQLPKKAQSVCERKHTKPSWRVVDGNRKKTPSQSKYKPHCANEYLPTSENPKYPRAGG, encoded by the exons ATGGAATTAGGAATTTTTGAAACTCAACTTTTTATTGATCTTATTGGTGTTactgttaataataataataatagtaacaataataatcattctTTAAGATGCCAACCCACAAGTTCCATTGGGTTGGCAAACTATAATATTAATCTTGATTGTTCTGATCATCATTTTGATCATAATGTTAATGATATAATTCTTGGTTTTCGACGAAATCCAGATGTTGTTCTGAGAATGGAGATGGAAAGATCAATGTCCCTTCTTCAG ATGATGGTAAATGAAGGTTTAGTGCCTTGTGGTGAAGAGGAAATGAAGAGGAGAAATGCTATTGACAAGCTCAAAAAG ATTGTAGTGGAATGGGTGAAAACAGTGACTTACCAGCGAGGTCTTCCGAAAAAGTACCTTAAGTTTGCCTCTGGGACGATATTGACATATGGATCGTATGGTTTAGGG GTTTACAATTCAGAGTCGGATATTGATGCTTTATGTGTTGGTCCATACTTCGCCACTATAGCT GAAGACTTTTTCATCGTTCTGCATGACATGCTTGCAAGCAGGCCCGAAGTATCAGAAATCCACTGTGTTAAGGATGCACGAGTTCCTCTGATGCGATTCAAATTTGATGGGATATCCATTGATCTTCCCTACGCTCGACTCAAAGTAATATCCATCCCTGAG AATGTGGACGTGTTTAATCCATTCTTCCTTAAGAACATCGATGACACCAGCTGGAAAAGTTTGTCTGGCGTGCGTGCCAATAGGAGCATTCTTCATCTTGTGCCAAACATAGAG GTATTCCAAGCAGTGCTGCGTTGCATCAAGTTATGGGCAAAAAGACGAGGAGTTTATACAAAT TTGCTTGGATTCTTCGGAGGAATTCACTTAGCAGTGCTTTCAGCGTTTATCTGTCAAAGGCATCCAAGCGCCAGCTTAAGCGCGCTCATTTTACTTTTCTTCAAGATATTCGCGTTGTGGCCTTGGCCAACTCCGGTAATTCTGCAAGACCAAATAGCTAGGCCACTCATCCCGACTGATAAGGTTTCGTGGATGCCAATTCAGTTACCGTGTAGTCCATACGAATTTTGTCATTCCAACATTACCCGAAGCACATTCTATAAAATCAGGACCGAGTTCCTCAGAGGACATATGCTGACTAAG GATATGTTGAGCCCGGATTTTGATTGGAATATCCTTTTTGAGCCTTTTCCTTATGCAAGAAGATATGGACTATTCGTCAAAATCTTCCTCTCCGCTAGCGATAAAGATGAGCTGGGAGACTGGGTGGGTTGGGTCAAGTCGCGATTTCGCtgtttacttgtcaag CTGGAGGAGTTACTCGGTTTCTGTGACCCGAACCCAACTGAATACGTCGACACAGATGCATCAGAGCCTAATGTGACCTTCTACTGGGGTTTACCAACCGGTAGAGCTGATCTAATCAAAGCTGATCTAGTCGAAGAATATTTTCTCAAGAGCGTAGACAACGGATTGAATCACAACTCAACTACTGGCACGATGAAGTTATCGATAGTGAAAGAGTATCAGTTGCCTAAGAAAGCTCAGTCTGTTTGCGAACGAAAGCACACCAAGCCATCCTGGAGAGTTGTTGATGGAAATCGAAAAAAAACACCTTCACAGTCCAAGTATAAACCACATTGCGCTAACGAATACTTGCCTACGAGCGAGAATCCCAAGTACCCGAGAGCTGGCGGGTAG